A single region of the Sorghum bicolor cultivar BTx623 chromosome 7, Sorghum_bicolor_NCBIv3, whole genome shotgun sequence genome encodes:
- the LOC8070002 gene encoding leucine-rich repeat receptor protein kinase EMS1 produces the protein MHDAVVAAVHHTVVAGAAAALVALAVALFLLWRKRRMAAARGPADGAASPSGSSASTAPLPVIPLADVERATDGFHPSRVIGQGRHFAVYAAAPGIAAKRMHPHLVLGEPGGRRFPAAVRSLAVPPHPNVAAVVGLSEGPGERVILVERAPAGAVSLDRVLGWGDDDTHHVPALSWRQRAAVAAGAARGLAHLHAHGVAHGRVRPCNVLVSASSSGSGGARWRHANATTRLTDYGLAGFLDRRGDDARAEDDVYMFGAVLLELLTGRRWDGGRLADWALPHIRCGASMEVLDVVRAGAPADKAEARLLARAARVALACVGNDGRSRPGMAEVSAILSDVEAAYRRGDGAHVGKEGEHDDDGDESRLSGCLLGPSRSIHKADTLLRPPPVM, from the coding sequence ATGCACGACGCCGTGGTGGCCGCCGTCCACCACACCGTCGTGGCCGGCGCCGCAGCCGCGCTCGTCGCCCTGGCCGTCGCGCTCTTCCTGCTCTGGCGCAAGAGGCGTATGGCAGCCGCGAGAGGCCCCGCCGACGGTGCCGCATCACCCTCAGGCTCTTCGGCCTCGACCGCGCCTCTGCCGGTGATCCCGCTCGCCGACGTCGAGCGCGCCACGGACGGGTTCCACCCGAGCCGGGTCATCGGGCAGGGGAGGCACTTCGCCGTGTACGCTGCGGCGCCCGGGATCGCCGCCAAGCGAATGCACCCGCACCTCGTCCTCGGGGAACCCGGCGGGAGGCGGTTCCCGGCCGCGGTCCGCTCGCTGGCCGTGCCGCCCCACCCCAACGTCGCCGCCGTGGTCGGCCTCTCCGAGGGTCCAGGAGAGCGCGTCATCCTCGTCGAGCGCGCTCCCGCTGGCGCCGTCAGCCTCGACAGGGTGCTCGGCTGGGGCGACGACGATACCCACCACGTGCCCGCGTTGTCGTGGCGCCAGCGCGCCGCGGTCGCCGCCGGTGCCGCGCGCGGGCTGGCGCACCTGCACGCGCACGGCGTGGCCCACGGCCGCGTTCGGCCGTGCAACGTCCTTGtgagcgcctcctcctccggcagTGGCGGCGCGCGCTGGAGGCACGCCAACGCCACCACCAGGCTCACCGACTACGGGCTGGCCGGCTTCCTCGACCGCCGCGGCGACGACGCGCGCGCGGAGGACGACGTGTACATGTTCGGCGCGGTGCTGCTGGAGCTGCTCACCGGGCGGCGCTGGGATGGCGGCCGGCTCGCGGACTGGGCCCTGCCGCATATACGCTGCGGCGCTAGCATGGAGGTGCTCGACGTCGTGCGGGCCGGCGCGCCGGCCGACAAGGCGGAGGCGCGGCTGCTGGCGCGGGCCGCTAGGGTGGCGCTGGCGTGCGTGGGGAACGACGGGCGCAGCCGTCCGGGGATGGCGGAGGTGTCGGCCATCCTCAGCGACGTGGAGGCCGCGTATAGGCGCGGTGACGGCGcacatgtgggcaaggagggggagcacgacgacgacggcgacgagagTCGTCTCAGTGGATGCCTTCTTGGCCCAAGCAGGAGCATCCACAAGGCGGACACGCTGCTCCGGCCGCCCCCTGTGATGTGA